The following are from one region of the Sorghum bicolor cultivar BTx623 chromosome 2, Sorghum_bicolor_NCBIv3, whole genome shotgun sequence genome:
- the LOC8055570 gene encoding probable serine/threonine-protein kinase PIX7 isoform X1 has protein sequence MGLAPPELGQFDGWESSGEEERERERWGWCRRSRRRSSSRRRAGAAPKDDDAAVATGCCIRLWPVGTCPPQAPPRRSKVDTSTSSASTHGAEKSTENGSRNQPVALVVSGSTTTSNAESSSSASKVGEEIKVASQLRKFAFNDLKCATRNFRPESLLGEGGFGCVFKGWIEENGTAPVKPGTGLTVAVKTLNHDGLQGHKEWVAEVDFLGNLHHPNLVRLIGYCVEDDQRLLVYEFMPRGSLDNHLFRRSLPLPWAIRMKVALGAAKGLAFLHEEAERPVIYRDFKTSNILLDAEYNAKLSDFGLAKDGPVGDKTHVSTRVMGTYGYAAPEYVMTGHLTSKSDVYSFGVVLLEMMSGRRSMDKNRPNGEHNLVEWARPLLGERQRFYKLIDPRLEGNFSVKGAQKAAQLARACLSRDPKARPLMSQVVEVLKPLQNLKDMASASYFFQTMQAERSSSMNGRSSHGLKTQSPFGRNGQPPMRSLSDGPRASPFRYSPKPNVK, from the exons ATGGGGCTCGCGCCGCCGGAGCTGGGCCAGTTCGACGGGTGGGAGAGCTCcggggaggaggagcgggagcgggagCGCTGGGGCTGGTGCCgacgcagccgccgccgcagcagcagcaggcgccgCGCGGGCGCGGCAcccaaggacgacgacgccGCGGTCGCCACCGGCTGCTGCATCCGCCTCTGGCCCGTCGGGACGTGCCCGCCGCAGGCGCCGCCGCGCAGGTCCAAGGTCGACACCTCCACCAGCAGCGCCAGCACGCACGGCG CAGAGAAGTCGACAGAAAATGGTAGCAGGAATCAACCTGTCGCATTGGTAGTCTCAGGTTCTACAACTACTAGTAACGCTGAAAGCAGTTCATCCGCATCTAAAGTTGGAGAAGAGATAAAAGTTGCCTCCCAGCTGCGCAAGTTTGCATTCAATGATCTAAAATGTGCTACTCGGAACTTCAGGCCTGAAAGTCTCCTTGGAGAAGGGGGTTTTGGATGTGTTTTTAAAGGGTGGATTGAAGAGAACGGAACTGCACCCGTGAAACCTGGTACAGGTCTCACAGTTGCTGTCAAGACGCTAAACCATGATGGGCTTCAAGGGCACAAAGAATGGGTG GCTGAAGTTGATTTTCTTGGAAATCTTCACCATCCCAATTTGGTCAGGTTGATTGGATATTGTGTTGAAGATGACCAAAGGTTGCTGGTGTATGAATTCATGCCTCGAGGCAGTTTGGATAACCATCTTTTTCGAA GGTCTCTTCCTCTTCCATGGGCTATCAGAATGAAGGTTGCACTTGGAGCAGCAAAGGGTCTGGCTTTCCTTCATGAAGAAGCAGAAAGACCAGTCATTTATCGTGATTTTAAAACATCTAATATACTACTGGATGCG GAGTATAATGCAAAGCTCTCCGATTTTGGGCTTGCGAAAGATGGACCTGTAGGTGATAAAACTCATGTCTCTACTCGAGTAATGGGAACCTATGGATATGCAGCACCAGAATATGTCATGACTG GTCATCTGACATCAAAGAGTGATGTCTACAGCTTTGGGGTTGTGCTTCTTGAGATGATGTCAGGGCGCAGATCAATGGACAAGAATCGCCCTAACGGCGAGCACAACCTTGTTGAATGGGCGCGCCCCCTCCTAGGAGAGAGGCAGCGCTTCTACAAGCTAATCGACCCTCGCCTGGAGGGCAACTTCTCAGTGAAGGGCGCCCAGAAGGCCGCCCAGCTAGCGCGCGCCTGCCTCAGCCGGGACCCCAAGGCGCGGCCCTTGATGAGCCAGGTGGTGGAGGTCCTCAAGCCACTGCAGAACCTCAAGGACATGGCAAGTGCCTCCTACTTCTTCCAGACGATGCAAGCTGAGCGGTCGAGCAGCATGAACGGGAGGAGCAGCCATGGCCTCAAGACGCAGAGCCCATTCGGGCGGAACGGGCAGCCGCCCATGAGGAGCCTCTCTGATGGCCCTCGCGCCTCCCCGTTCCGCTACTCACCAAAGCCGAACGTGAAATGA
- the LOC8055570 gene encoding receptor-like serine/threonine-protein kinase At3g01300 isoform X2, translated as MGLAPPELGQFDGWESSGEEERERERWGWCRRSRRRSSSRRRAGAAPKDDDAAVATGCCIRLWPVGTCPPQAPPRRSKVDTSTSSASTHGEKSTENGSRNQPVALVVSGSTTTSNAESSSSASKVGEEIKVASQLRKFAFNDLKCATRNFRPESLLGEGGFGCVFKGWIEENGTAPVKPGTGLTVAVKTLNHDGLQGHKEWVAEVDFLGNLHHPNLVRLIGYCVEDDQRLLVYEFMPRGSLDNHLFRRSLPLPWAIRMKVALGAAKGLAFLHEEAERPVIYRDFKTSNILLDAEYNAKLSDFGLAKDGPVGDKTHVSTRVMGTYGYAAPEYVMTGHLTSKSDVYSFGVVLLEMMSGRRSMDKNRPNGEHNLVEWARPLLGERQRFYKLIDPRLEGNFSVKGAQKAAQLARACLSRDPKARPLMSQVVEVLKPLQNLKDMASASYFFQTMQAERSSSMNGRSSHGLKTQSPFGRNGQPPMRSLSDGPRASPFRYSPKPNVK; from the exons ATGGGGCTCGCGCCGCCGGAGCTGGGCCAGTTCGACGGGTGGGAGAGCTCcggggaggaggagcgggagcgggagCGCTGGGGCTGGTGCCgacgcagccgccgccgcagcagcagcaggcgccgCGCGGGCGCGGCAcccaaggacgacgacgccGCGGTCGCCACCGGCTGCTGCATCCGCCTCTGGCCCGTCGGGACGTGCCCGCCGCAGGCGCCGCCGCGCAGGTCCAAGGTCGACACCTCCACCAGCAGCGCCAGCACGCACGGCG AGAAGTCGACAGAAAATGGTAGCAGGAATCAACCTGTCGCATTGGTAGTCTCAGGTTCTACAACTACTAGTAACGCTGAAAGCAGTTCATCCGCATCTAAAGTTGGAGAAGAGATAAAAGTTGCCTCCCAGCTGCGCAAGTTTGCATTCAATGATCTAAAATGTGCTACTCGGAACTTCAGGCCTGAAAGTCTCCTTGGAGAAGGGGGTTTTGGATGTGTTTTTAAAGGGTGGATTGAAGAGAACGGAACTGCACCCGTGAAACCTGGTACAGGTCTCACAGTTGCTGTCAAGACGCTAAACCATGATGGGCTTCAAGGGCACAAAGAATGGGTG GCTGAAGTTGATTTTCTTGGAAATCTTCACCATCCCAATTTGGTCAGGTTGATTGGATATTGTGTTGAAGATGACCAAAGGTTGCTGGTGTATGAATTCATGCCTCGAGGCAGTTTGGATAACCATCTTTTTCGAA GGTCTCTTCCTCTTCCATGGGCTATCAGAATGAAGGTTGCACTTGGAGCAGCAAAGGGTCTGGCTTTCCTTCATGAAGAAGCAGAAAGACCAGTCATTTATCGTGATTTTAAAACATCTAATATACTACTGGATGCG GAGTATAATGCAAAGCTCTCCGATTTTGGGCTTGCGAAAGATGGACCTGTAGGTGATAAAACTCATGTCTCTACTCGAGTAATGGGAACCTATGGATATGCAGCACCAGAATATGTCATGACTG GTCATCTGACATCAAAGAGTGATGTCTACAGCTTTGGGGTTGTGCTTCTTGAGATGATGTCAGGGCGCAGATCAATGGACAAGAATCGCCCTAACGGCGAGCACAACCTTGTTGAATGGGCGCGCCCCCTCCTAGGAGAGAGGCAGCGCTTCTACAAGCTAATCGACCCTCGCCTGGAGGGCAACTTCTCAGTGAAGGGCGCCCAGAAGGCCGCCCAGCTAGCGCGCGCCTGCCTCAGCCGGGACCCCAAGGCGCGGCCCTTGATGAGCCAGGTGGTGGAGGTCCTCAAGCCACTGCAGAACCTCAAGGACATGGCAAGTGCCTCCTACTTCTTCCAGACGATGCAAGCTGAGCGGTCGAGCAGCATGAACGGGAGGAGCAGCCATGGCCTCAAGACGCAGAGCCCATTCGGGCGGAACGGGCAGCCGCCCATGAGGAGCCTCTCTGATGGCCCTCGCGCCTCCCCGTTCCGCTACTCACCAAAGCCGAACGTGAAATGA